In Candidatus Defluviilinea proxima, a single genomic region encodes these proteins:
- a CDS encoding ABC transporter permease — protein sequence MRILDLALKDLSQMFRDKRSLLFLVAMPIAFTFFMGFAYRNAGGDPNADTRIPLAVVNPEPDAVLNKALVERLETSTSIRAESMNEEDAMNAFYKGDMAGVLKIPVGFSEQASAGKDAQIQLIADANSADGQSLYQLLRVPISQLMGAVEVSRESVDVVNASDPSAEQSAAFELAWSKWTESSKVSLVKVEQEVAKSSDWTGGNPYNQSSPGILVQFAIFGLVTSGQILVQEKKTRTLQRLITTAMKPWEIVMGHMLAMFTVTFLQTMMLVLFGQWVLKVDYLREPLGVLLIAVTLGLWIASMGLLIGVTAKEEQNVILYAMIAMFLFSALGGTWFPLDVTGGAFATIGRAMPSAWAMNGLQNILIRGLGLESVWTAVGMLLAYAVFFFLLAVWRFRKIEI from the coding sequence ATGAGAATACTCGATCTTGCCCTCAAAGATTTATCCCAGATGTTTCGTGACAAACGGTCATTGTTGTTTCTTGTTGCGATGCCGATCGCGTTCACGTTCTTTATGGGATTTGCATATAGGAACGCAGGTGGCGACCCGAATGCGGACACTCGAATCCCGTTGGCGGTGGTTAACCCCGAACCAGATGCTGTTTTGAACAAGGCGCTTGTTGAACGGCTTGAGACTTCCACTTCAATTCGTGCAGAAAGCATGAATGAAGAAGATGCGATGAACGCCTTTTATAAAGGCGATATGGCTGGGGTGTTGAAAATCCCTGTTGGGTTCAGCGAGCAAGCCTCGGCGGGGAAAGATGCGCAGATACAATTGATTGCAGATGCAAACTCCGCAGATGGACAATCGCTGTATCAATTGTTACGAGTCCCAATATCCCAACTGATGGGCGCGGTGGAAGTCAGTCGCGAGAGTGTCGATGTGGTCAATGCGTCGGATCCATCGGCTGAACAAAGCGCAGCATTCGAGCTGGCATGGAGCAAATGGACGGAATCGTCGAAGGTTTCGTTAGTGAAGGTGGAACAGGAAGTCGCTAAATCATCCGATTGGACGGGTGGCAATCCGTATAATCAATCGTCGCCTGGAATTTTGGTGCAGTTTGCGATCTTCGGTTTAGTCACCTCGGGGCAGATCCTCGTCCAGGAGAAAAAGACTCGCACATTGCAACGTTTGATCACGACCGCGATGAAGCCGTGGGAGATCGTGATGGGGCATATGTTGGCGATGTTCACGGTCACCTTCTTGCAGACCATGATGTTAGTGCTGTTTGGTCAGTGGGTGTTGAAGGTTGATTATTTGCGTGAGCCATTGGGTGTGTTATTGATAGCAGTGACGTTGGGATTGTGGATCGCCTCGATGGGATTGTTGATCGGCGTGACCGCAAAGGAAGAACAAAATGTGATCCTATATGCGATGATCGCCATGTTCCTGTTCTCTGCATTGGGTGGCACATGGTTCCCGCTGGATGTAACTGGTGGTGCATTCGCAACGATCGGTAGGGCGATGCCTTCCGCCTGGGCAATGAATGGCTTGCAAAACATTTTGATCCGTGGACTGGGGTTGGAATCGGTGTGGACGGCGGTTGGGATGTTGCTTGCCTATGCGGTCTTTTTCTTCTTGCTGGCAGTTTGGCGATTTAGGAAGATCGAAATATAA
- the ppc gene encoding phosphoenolpyruvate carboxylase, with translation MEISQTIHLLGDLLGEVISDLESPAIFQTVERIRAEAKARRAGDREAAGRLQELISALSSDEARAVSAAFATYFDLVNIAEDHQRVLLMRQRQDQKYPNPVDESIGESIAILKQRGVTSGQMKELLENLSIELVLTAHPTEARRRTVLSKIEGVAQLVQEFSDNQSSERRSAEILQSLRTEISALWLTERARLNQLAVTDEVKTGLYYVDAFFWKAIPAVYEDLERALKIHYPELRAPATWLKLASWIGGDRDGNPNVTAEVTAETLRLHRGLAVENHRRNMQVQSRHLSISSRLVPPPEKLMNWVEERRPFPSHVAYIEERYATEPYRLALSLLVADLATASHDDMKANLMSNKPHEAQISLEKLREPVDIIVNAMPKALAESGLKTTQSQLNIFGLHAARLDIREDSSRFNAALSEVLRALGIASDFEHLPYPERTLLLSRLLGEKTPELSQHPGVTSATAETWALFQLIARVCDVYGSEMLGAIVISMAHSTADVLTVLLLARWAGCKYVPPIAPLFESIDDLLGASQILESLFTCEPYRKHLELHNNEQMVMIGYSDSNKDGGYLMANWSLYKAQEEITRTAHDHHIGLTIFHGRGGTIARGGGPAGRAIRAQPAGSINGRFRLTEQGEIIASRYANPYLAHRHLEQIASAVLLASAPVVGEQVQVPAKWREAMDEMSVVAKKQYRQLVYETPGFIDFWQSVTPLDEIKRLQIGSRPASRSSTSAVDKIRAIPWVFSWMQARFNLPGWYGLGTGLESFADQSLLREMYNSWPFFRSLLNNTEMSLIKADMDIASLYMELAPNHEAAHAMFNHITDEYKRTRKVVLSVSGHTSLMQMEPITQNAVQMRNPYVDPLNYIQVEVLRRLRSVKNLDVTEAETLREAMALTINGIAAGLKNTG, from the coding sequence ATGGAAATCTCACAAACCATTCACCTGCTCGGCGATTTGCTAGGGGAAGTTATCTCTGATCTTGAATCTCCTGCCATCTTTCAAACGGTGGAGCGGATCCGCGCGGAAGCCAAGGCGCGTCGTGCCGGTGATCGTGAAGCGGCCGGGCGCTTACAGGAACTGATCTCAGCTTTATCGTCCGATGAAGCGCGTGCTGTATCTGCCGCATTTGCCACATACTTCGACTTGGTGAATATTGCTGAAGATCATCAACGCGTCTTGTTGATGAGGCAAAGGCAGGATCAGAAATACCCGAACCCTGTGGATGAATCCATTGGCGAATCCATTGCCATACTTAAACAGCGTGGCGTCACCAGTGGACAGATGAAAGAACTTTTGGAAAATCTTTCCATTGAGTTGGTGCTTACGGCGCATCCGACCGAAGCGCGGCGGCGTACTGTCTTATCGAAGATAGAAGGCGTGGCGCAGTTGGTTCAGGAGTTCAGCGATAACCAATCATCGGAGCGTAGAAGCGCCGAGATATTGCAGTCCCTGCGAACCGAAATTTCAGCACTATGGCTCACCGAACGTGCCCGCCTTAATCAATTGGCCGTGACCGATGAAGTGAAGACCGGTTTGTATTATGTGGATGCGTTTTTCTGGAAAGCCATTCCCGCTGTCTATGAAGACCTCGAGAGAGCACTAAAGATCCATTACCCCGAACTGCGTGCCCCTGCCACATGGTTGAAGCTGGCCTCGTGGATCGGTGGCGACCGTGATGGCAATCCAAATGTTACCGCTGAAGTGACAGCTGAGACGCTTCGTTTGCATCGCGGCCTTGCCGTTGAAAATCATCGACGCAATATGCAGGTACAGTCACGCCACTTGAGCATCAGTTCACGGCTTGTGCCTCCTCCTGAAAAATTAATGAATTGGGTTGAGGAGCGGCGTCCGTTTCCATCCCATGTTGCTTATATTGAAGAACGATATGCCACCGAGCCGTATCGTCTTGCGCTTTCCCTGTTGGTGGCCGATCTTGCTACCGCCTCGCATGACGATATGAAGGCTAACCTTATGAGCAACAAACCGCATGAGGCGCAGATCTCGTTGGAGAAATTGCGTGAACCTGTCGATATCATCGTCAATGCCATGCCGAAAGCACTTGCCGAGAGTGGGTTGAAGACGACGCAAAGCCAGTTAAATATTTTTGGACTCCACGCCGCCCGACTCGATATCCGCGAAGACTCATCCCGTTTCAACGCTGCCTTAAGTGAAGTGTTGCGTGCCTTGGGGATTGCATCGGACTTTGAGCATCTTCCCTATCCCGAGCGGACGCTTCTTCTCTCCCGATTGCTTGGTGAGAAAACGCCGGAGCTTTCTCAACATCCGGGCGTTACCTCCGCCACCGCCGAGACGTGGGCCTTGTTCCAACTCATCGCCCGCGTTTGCGATGTTTATGGGAGTGAAATGCTGGGGGCGATTGTCATCTCCATGGCGCATTCAACAGCCGATGTGTTGACGGTCCTTTTGCTTGCTCGTTGGGCAGGTTGTAAGTATGTACCTCCCATTGCCCCGCTCTTTGAATCGATTGATGATCTGCTGGGCGCCTCACAGATTTTGGAATCATTGTTTACCTGTGAACCGTATCGTAAACATCTTGAGTTGCACAACAATGAACAGATGGTGATGATCGGCTATTCTGATAGCAACAAGGATGGCGGTTATCTGATGGCGAATTGGTCGCTATATAAGGCGCAAGAGGAAATTACCCGCACCGCCCACGATCATCACATTGGCCTGACCATTTTCCACGGCCGTGGCGGGACCATTGCTCGTGGTGGCGGCCCGGCTGGTCGTGCCATCCGTGCCCAGCCTGCGGGGAGTATCAATGGTCGCTTCCGTCTCACCGAACAGGGAGAGATCATTGCCTCACGATATGCCAACCCGTATCTGGCGCATCGACATCTTGAACAGATCGCGAGCGCTGTCCTGTTGGCTTCGGCCCCAGTGGTGGGGGAGCAGGTTCAGGTCCCGGCCAAGTGGCGTGAGGCGATGGATGAAATGTCTGTCGTGGCGAAAAAGCAATATCGGCAGTTAGTCTACGAAACGCCCGGTTTCATTGACTTCTGGCAATCGGTTACGCCCCTTGATGAGATCAAACGTCTACAAATTGGTTCTCGCCCGGCTTCGCGGTCCAGCACCAGTGCCGTGGATAAGATCCGCGCCATTCCGTGGGTATTCTCGTGGATGCAAGCCCGCTTCAACCTGCCAGGTTGGTATGGACTTGGCACCGGCTTGGAGTCCTTTGCGGACCAATCCTTGTTGCGCGAGATGTACAACAGTTGGCCCTTCTTTAGGAGCTTGTTGAACAATACAGAAATGTCCCTGATCAAAGCGGATATGGACATTGCGTCGTTATATATGGAGTTGGCGCCGAATCATGAAGCGGCCCACGCAATGTTCAATCATATTACCGATGAATACAAACGGACACGTAAAGTTGTATTATCCGTCAGTGGGCATACATCTTTGATGCAAATGGAGCCGATCACCCAGAATGCCGTCCAAATGCGCAACCCGTATGTGGACCCGTTGAACTATATTCAAGTGGAAGTCTTGCGACGTTTGCGTTCTGTGAAGAATCTCGATGTGACGGAAGCCGAGACGCTTCGTGAGGCGATGGCGCTCACGATCAATGGCATTGCGGCTGGGTTGAAGAATACAGGCTAA
- a CDS encoding response regulator, producing the protein MKPQTPRALVIEDDHSWQQILSEILIDCGLEVDVAENLEQATQSLKAQPHRVAIVDLSLSPNDHNNIDGLRVLDAVRKLDPNCRAILLTGFATVELAVTALTDYGAFTFLRKESFHRSQFRDVVYRILVSPPAQTNPTPASASNPPTSPIKGYNPPPKPINEKALVVEDDAGWRSILEEQLTDAGFQVRTCASFGDAFGYLRRERFTLAVIDLSLQGTTSNVWDKDTGEMNMDGYHLLSAAKANNIPTVVVSGTSDPDEIQRVYSEYSISAYIEKQAFDRVAFRRVIDETKQSHQSLSELSALTDREREVLDLLAQGLTNKEIAERLVITTNTVKRHLKAIFEKLDVHTRSAATAKVAGDNKFKTLLSE; encoded by the coding sequence ATGAAACCACAAACCCCGCGCGCGCTTGTGATCGAAGACGATCATTCCTGGCAACAGATCCTCAGCGAGATCCTCATTGATTGCGGTCTTGAGGTGGATGTTGCTGAAAATCTTGAACAGGCAACACAAAGCCTTAAGGCACAGCCCCATCGTGTTGCCATCGTTGACCTCTCGCTCTCGCCAAACGACCATAACAACATAGATGGCCTGCGCGTACTTGATGCCGTGCGCAAGCTCGACCCCAACTGCCGCGCCATTCTCTTGACCGGCTTCGCAACTGTTGAGTTGGCTGTCACCGCCCTTACGGATTATGGGGCTTTCACATTTCTTCGGAAGGAAAGTTTCCACCGCAGTCAGTTCCGCGATGTGGTGTACCGTATCCTCGTCAGCCCCCCGGCTCAGACCAACCCGACGCCTGCTTCTGCTTCGAATCCCCCCACCTCCCCGATCAAGGGATATAACCCTCCACCCAAACCTATAAACGAAAAAGCCCTTGTCGTGGAAGATGACGCCGGTTGGAGAAGCATCCTGGAGGAACAATTGACGGATGCCGGTTTCCAGGTGCGCACTTGCGCCAGTTTCGGCGATGCTTTCGGTTACCTACGCAGAGAACGGTTCACACTGGCAGTCATTGACCTTTCGCTCCAAGGCACCACCAGCAACGTGTGGGACAAAGACACCGGCGAAATGAACATGGACGGTTATCACCTGTTATCTGCCGCAAAAGCAAACAATATTCCCACTGTGGTTGTCAGCGGCACATCTGACCCAGATGAGATACAAAGAGTGTATTCGGAATATTCGATCTCCGCTTACATCGAGAAGCAAGCCTTTGACCGCGTGGCCTTCCGTCGTGTGATCGATGAAACCAAACAATCTCACCAATCGCTCAGCGAATTGAGCGCACTCACCGACCGTGAGCGCGAAGTATTGGATCTGTTAGCACAAGGGTTGACGAACAAAGAGATCGCCGAGAGGCTCGTCATCACGACCAACACAGTGAAGAGACACCTGAAAGCCATCTTCGAAAAACTGGATGTCCACACCCGCTCCGCCGCCACCGCCAAAGTGGCCGGGGATAACAAGTTCAAAACACTATTGAGCGAATAA